One genomic window of Cannabis sativa cultivar Pink pepper isolate KNU-18-1 chromosome 2, ASM2916894v1, whole genome shotgun sequence includes the following:
- the LOC115718173 gene encoding uncharacterized protein LOC115718173 — protein MKGKYCQKENSRIPRITQWTCNSQPTFKVLKTTIFDVSKDKLQLSNMRLTAGEFKALKLSSFKFDTDYNSYKSLPVPEEPSVAQSDISVKLDAFSEKFDGLEVKIDLLHTSQQKISSDLVELKEFVSAQFVSFGAQMASMQTQFSTVFADSYAKDKGSDSSNDDGGSGNEEDFDLDESEETDDNEEENVMGDEEGEGSEGEEKDGQADEDSESKKK, from the exons ATGAAAGGTAAGTACTGCCAAAAGGAAAACTCTCGTATTCCAAGGATCACTCAATGGACATGCAATAGTCAGCCTACTTTCAAAGTTTTGAAGACTACTATTTTTGATGTTTCCAAAGATAAG CTGCAACTATCAAATATGAGGCTCACGGCtggtgagttcaaagctttgaaactGAGCAGTTTCAAGTTTGACACTGACTACAACTCTTACAAGAGTCTTCCTGTTCCTGAAGAGCCGTCTGTTGCTCAGAGTGACATTTCTGTCAAGCTTGATGCTTTTTCTGAGAAATTTGATGGGTTGGAGGTGAAGATCGATTTGTTGCATACTTCCCAACAGAAGATTTCatctgatttggttgagttgaaAGAGTTTGTGTCTGCACAGTTTGTTTCTTTTGGTGCTCAGATGGCTTCAATGCAGACACAGTTTTCTACTGTTTTTGCCGATTCCTATGCCAAG GACAAAGGCAGTGACTCTTCCAATGATGATGGTGGAAGTGGTAATGAAGAAGATTTTGATTTAGATGAATCTGAAGAAACTGATGACAATGAAGAAGAGAATGTTATGGGTGATGAAGAAGGTGAGGGTAGTGAAGGTGAAGAGAAGGATGGTCAAGCTGATGAAGATTCtgagtcaaaaaaaaaatga